In Limnohabitans sp. INBF002, one genomic interval encodes:
- the hisC gene encoding histidinol-phosphate transaminase, with protein MTNQTNKALRFIRPDVQAMHAYAVQHSVGMVKLDAMENPFTLSSELQAKLGARLGAVEVNRYPGARIDDLKSALAKYVDLPAGLGLMLGNGSDELISLLSQACAVPGAQDRAKVVAPEPGFVMYGMSAQLQGLQYIGVPLKADFELDEAAMSVAIAQHEPAIVYIAYPNNPTANLWDADTIRRLITQVSAYGGLVVMDEAYQPFSSKSWLDEIRQHPAANAHVLLMRTLSKFGLAGIRLGYMIAPQALINEVDKLRPPYNVSVLNAECALFALEHTDVFAQQAAVIRTEREALFKALQQMTGVTPYASEANMMVLRFNGEADAANRAFEVLKAHKVLVKNVSKMHPLLANCLRLTIGTPEENKQLLAALQAALS; from the coding sequence ATGACGAATCAAACGAACAAGGCTCTGCGTTTCATTCGCCCCGATGTTCAAGCCATGCACGCCTATGCTGTGCAGCACTCGGTGGGCATGGTCAAGCTTGACGCGATGGAAAACCCATTCACCCTCTCGTCCGAATTGCAGGCCAAACTCGGCGCACGTTTGGGCGCGGTGGAAGTCAATCGCTACCCTGGCGCTCGCATCGACGACTTGAAGAGCGCACTGGCGAAATACGTTGATTTGCCTGCAGGTTTGGGCCTGATGTTGGGCAACGGCTCTGACGAACTCATTTCTTTGTTGTCGCAAGCTTGTGCCGTCCCCGGCGCTCAAGATCGCGCCAAAGTTGTGGCCCCAGAGCCCGGCTTTGTGATGTACGGTATGAGCGCACAGCTGCAAGGTTTGCAATACATCGGTGTGCCGCTCAAGGCCGACTTTGAGTTGGACGAAGCCGCCATGTCTGTCGCCATCGCCCAACACGAACCGGCCATCGTTTACATCGCCTATCCCAACAACCCCACTGCCAACTTGTGGGACGCCGACACCATTCGTCGCCTCATCACGCAGGTCAGCGCTTACGGTGGCTTGGTGGTGATGGATGAGGCGTATCAGCCGTTCTCCAGCAAAAGCTGGTTGGACGAAATTCGCCAGCATCCAGCGGCGAACGCCCATGTGCTGCTGATGCGCACGCTGTCTAAGTTTGGTTTGGCTGGCATTCGCTTGGGCTACATGATTGCCCCACAGGCGCTGATCAACGAGGTCGACAAACTGCGCCCACCGTACAACGTGAGCGTGCTCAACGCCGAATGCGCTTTGTTTGCGCTGGAGCACACGGATGTGTTTGCCCAGCAAGCCGCTGTCATTCGCACCGAGCGTGAAGCTTTGTTCAAAGCCTTGCAGCAAATGACTGGCGTCACGCCCTATGCCAGCGAAGCCAACATGATGGTGCTGCGTTTCAATGGTGAGGCCGATGCCGCCAACCGCGCTTTTGAGGTGCTCAAGGCCCACAAAGTGCTGGTGAAGAACGTTTCTAAAATGCACCCATTGCTTGCCAATTGCTTGCGCCTGACCATCGGCACGCCCGAGGAAAATAAACAACTCTTGGCTGCCCTGCAAGCCGCTCTCTCTTAA
- the hisD gene encoding histidinol dehydrogenase, with product MAKPLRLSTTSPTFEADFKARLHWSADTDAAIEQRVADILADVQKRGDAAVLAYTERFDGLKADSMAALELTQVELKAAFDGLPAEQRDALQAAAARVRSYHEAQKKASGESWTYRDADGTLLGQKVTPLDRVGIYVPGGKAAYPSSVLMNAIPAHVAGVSEIIMVVPTPARDRSSADASRGEKNPLVLAAAYVAGVSRAFTIGGAQAVAALAYGTATVPAVDKITGPGNAYVAAAKRRVFGTVGIDMIAGPSEILVLADGSTPADWVAMDLFSQAEHDELAQSVLLCPDAAYIDRVQAEIERLLPQMPRKDIIEKSLNGRGVLIHTQSMEEACAISNRIAPEHLEVSSNEPHKWEPLLKHAGAIFLGAFTSESLGDYCAGPNHVLPTSGTARFSSPLGVYDFQKRSSLIEVSEQGAQTLGKIAAVLAYGEGLQAHAMAAEFRLKKD from the coding sequence ATGGCCAAACCGCTTCGTCTCTCGACCACCAGCCCCACCTTTGAAGCTGATTTCAAAGCGCGTCTGCATTGGTCTGCCGACACCGATGCGGCCATCGAGCAACGCGTGGCTGACATCTTGGCCGACGTGCAAAAGCGTGGCGACGCCGCTGTGCTGGCGTACACCGAGCGCTTTGACGGCCTGAAGGCCGACAGCATGGCTGCGTTGGAGCTGACGCAAGTCGAACTCAAAGCCGCCTTCGATGGCTTGCCCGCCGAGCAACGCGACGCCTTGCAAGCCGCCGCCGCCCGCGTGCGCAGCTACCACGAGGCGCAAAAGAAAGCCAGTGGCGAAAGCTGGACTTACCGCGATGCCGATGGCACGCTGCTGGGTCAAAAAGTCACGCCACTCGACCGCGTGGGCATCTATGTGCCCGGTGGCAAAGCCGCGTATCCATCCAGCGTGTTGATGAACGCCATTCCTGCGCACGTCGCAGGCGTGAGTGAAATCATCATGGTGGTGCCTACGCCAGCACGCGATAGAAGCTCGGCTGACGCCTCGCGTGGCGAAAAGAACCCGCTCGTGTTAGCCGCTGCGTATGTGGCCGGCGTGAGCCGCGCCTTCACCATCGGTGGCGCACAAGCCGTGGCTGCGTTGGCCTACGGCACAGCCACAGTGCCAGCGGTGGACAAAATCACCGGCCCCGGCAACGCCTATGTGGCCGCTGCCAAGCGCCGTGTGTTTGGCACGGTGGGCATTGACATGATTGCGGGCCCCAGCGAAATTTTGGTGTTGGCCGATGGCTCCACGCCCGCCGATTGGGTGGCCATGGATTTGTTCAGCCAAGCCGAGCATGACGAGTTGGCGCAAAGCGTGTTGCTGTGTCCCGATGCTGCGTACATTGACCGCGTGCAAGCCGAGATTGAACGCTTGCTGCCGCAAATGCCGCGCAAAGACATCATCGAAAAATCGCTCAATGGCCGTGGTGTGCTCATCCACACCCAGAGCATGGAAGAAGCCTGTGCCATCAGCAACCGCATTGCGCCCGAACACTTGGAGGTGTCGAGCAACGAGCCACACAAGTGGGAGCCGTTGCTCAAGCACGCAGGTGCGATCTTCTTGGGCGCGTTCACCAGCGAAAGCTTGGGCGACTACTGCGCTGGCCCCAACCACGTGTTGCCCACCAGCGGTACGGCGCGTTTCAGCTCGCCCTTGGGCGTGTACGATTTCCAAAAGCGCAGCAGCTTGATCGAGGTGAGCGAGCAGGGCGCACAAACGCTGGGCAAGATTGCCGCTGTGCTGGCCTATGGCGAAGGCTTGCAAGCCCACGCCATGGCGGCTGAGTTTCGTTTGAAGAAAGACTGA
- the hisG gene encoding ATP phosphoribosyltransferase translates to MLTLALSKGRIFDETMPLLKAAGIEVLEDPEKSRKLILPTNHANVRVVLVRASDVPTYVQYGGADLGVTGLDTLIEHSGGVAGGVATTGLYQPLDLQIAKCRMSVAVRSDFDYAAMVKQGARLKVATKYTTIARDFFATKGVHVDLVKLYGSMELAPLTGLADAIVDLVSTGNTLKANHLVEVERIMDISSRLVVNQAALKMKQADIRRIIDAFSAALSAGK, encoded by the coding sequence ATGCTCACACTCGCTCTCTCCAAAGGCCGCATCTTTGACGAAACCATGCCGCTGCTCAAAGCCGCAGGCATTGAGGTGCTCGAAGACCCAGAAAAATCTCGCAAGCTCATCTTGCCCACCAACCACGCCAACGTGCGCGTGGTGCTGGTGCGTGCGTCTGATGTGCCCACGTATGTGCAATACGGCGGTGCTGATTTGGGTGTGACGGGTCTTGACACGTTGATCGAACACAGCGGTGGTGTGGCGGGTGGCGTGGCCACCACGGGCCTGTACCAACCGCTCGATTTGCAAATCGCCAAATGCCGCATGAGCGTAGCCGTGCGTTCTGACTTCGATTACGCCGCGATGGTCAAACAAGGCGCACGCTTGAAAGTGGCGACCAAGTACACCACTATTGCGCGTGACTTCTTCGCCACCAAAGGCGTGCACGTCGATTTGGTCAAGCTCTATGGCTCCATGGAATTGGCCCCGCTCACCGGCTTGGCCGATGCCATCGTGGACTTGGTGTCTACCGGCAACACGCTCAAAGCCAACCACTTGGTGGAAGTTGAGCGCATCATGGACATCAGCTCGCGCTTGGTGGTCAACCAAGCCGCGCTCAAGATGAAGCAGGCCGACATTCGCCGCATCATCGATGCCTTCTCTGCTGCTCTGTCGGCAGGCAAATAA
- the murA gene encoding UDP-N-acetylglucosamine 1-carboxyvinyltransferase has translation MDKLLVRGGRTLNGEVLISGAKNAALPELCAALLTDQPVTLHNVPQLQDVATMLKLIRNMGVTAERADDGTVSLDAGGLNNPEAPYELVKTMRASVLALGPLLARFGHAKVSLPGGCAIGSRPVDQHLKGLQAMGAEIEVEHGYMVAKLGGGRTRLKGARIATDMVTVTGTENFLMAAALADGETVLENAAQEPEIPDLAEMLIAMGAKIEGHGTSRIHIQGVERLHGCTHKVVADRIEAGTFLCAVAATGGDVFLRHARADHLDAVIDKLRDAGAIVTANEDGIRIQGTAPAYEHLKAQNFRTTEYPGFPTDMQAQFMVLNAIAKGASKVTETIFENRFMHVNELVRLGAHIQIDGKVAVLEGVQKLSGATVMATDLRASASLVIAGLVADGETLVDRIYHLDRGYDKMEAKLRAIGADIERVK, from the coding sequence ATGGATAAATTACTCGTTCGCGGCGGCCGCACCCTCAATGGCGAGGTGCTGATTTCTGGCGCCAAAAACGCGGCCCTGCCCGAGCTGTGCGCGGCCTTGTTGACCGACCAACCTGTCACGTTGCACAACGTGCCGCAGTTGCAAGACGTGGCCACCATGCTCAAGCTCATCCGCAACATGGGTGTCACCGCCGAGCGCGCCGATGACGGCACCGTGAGTTTGGATGCGGGTGGTTTGAACAACCCCGAAGCCCCTTACGAGCTGGTGAAAACCATGCGCGCTTCGGTGCTGGCGCTGGGCCCCTTGTTGGCCCGCTTTGGTCACGCCAAGGTGTCGTTGCCCGGCGGTTGCGCCATTGGCTCACGCCCTGTGGATCAGCACTTGAAAGGCTTGCAAGCCATGGGTGCTGAAATTGAGGTGGAGCACGGCTACATGGTGGCGAAGTTGGGTGGTGGTCGCACACGCCTCAAAGGCGCGCGCATTGCCACCGACATGGTGACGGTCACGGGCACAGAAAACTTCCTGATGGCTGCGGCTTTGGCCGACGGCGAAACCGTTTTAGAAAACGCTGCGCAAGAGCCAGAAATTCCAGACTTGGCTGAAATGCTCATTGCCATGGGCGCGAAGATTGAAGGCCACGGCACCAGCCGTATTCACATCCAAGGTGTGGAGCGCTTGCACGGCTGCACCCATAAAGTGGTGGCCGACCGCATTGAAGCCGGCACGTTTTTGTGCGCAGTGGCTGCGACCGGCGGCGACGTGTTTTTGCGCCACGCCCGTGCCGACCATTTGGACGCGGTCATCGACAAGCTGCGCGATGCTGGTGCAATCGTCACTGCCAACGAAGACGGCATTCGCATCCAAGGCACAGCGCCCGCGTATGAACACCTCAAGGCGCAAAACTTCCGCACCACCGAATACCCAGGCTTCCCCACCGACATGCAAGCGCAGTTCATGGTGTTGAACGCGATTGCCAAGGGTGCCTCGAAGGTGACCGAAACGATTTTTGAAAACCGCTTCATGCATGTCAACGAGTTGGTGCGCTTGGGTGCACACATCCAAATCGACGGCAAAGTGGCCGTGCTTGAAGGCGTGCAAAAGCTCTCGGGTGCAACAGTGATGGCTACTGACTTGCGCGCTTCTGCCTCGCTGGTGATTGCCGGCTTGGTAGCCGATGGCGAAACCTTGGTGGACCGCATCTACCACTTGGACCGTGGCTACGACAAGATGGAAGCCAAGCTGCGCGCTATCGGTGCAGATATCGAAAGAGTCAAGTAA
- a CDS encoding BolA family protein, giving the protein MTAEELQTIIAAGLPCEHLHVEGDGRHWYATLVSAEFEGKRLIQRHQKVYATLGEKIKTDEVHALSMKTYTPAEWQAASKA; this is encoded by the coding sequence ATGACAGCAGAAGAACTACAAACCATCATCGCCGCAGGCCTGCCCTGCGAGCATTTGCACGTCGAGGGCGATGGCCGTCATTGGTATGCCACTTTGGTGTCCGCCGAGTTTGAAGGCAAACGCCTCATCCAACGCCACCAGAAGGTGTACGCCACCTTGGGCGAAAAAATCAAAACCGACGAAGTACACGCTTTGTCCATGAAAACCTACACGCCTGCCGAGTGGCAAGCTGCTTCTAAAGCTTAA
- a CDS encoding ABC transporter permease, whose product MTGWTMLFYKEVLRFWKVSFQTVAAPVLTAVMYLMIFGHVLEAHVQVYDGVSYTAFLIPGLVMMSVLQNAFANSSSSMVQSKIMGNLVFLLLTPLSHWSWFFAYALSAMVRGLLVGAGVLLAGVLFVWQSSVLNFSLMPTQPLWVITFAVLGALMLGSLGLIAGLWADKFDQMAAFQNFIIMPMTFLSGVFYSIHSLPSFWQSVSHLNPFFYMIDGFRFGFFGQSDVSPWLSLGVVGVCLTAVSAIALHLLRTGYKIRG is encoded by the coding sequence ATGACCGGCTGGACCATGCTGTTTTACAAAGAGGTGCTGCGTTTTTGGAAGGTCAGTTTCCAAACGGTGGCGGCGCCTGTGCTCACCGCGGTGATGTACCTGATGATTTTTGGTCACGTGCTGGAAGCGCATGTGCAGGTGTACGACGGCGTGAGCTACACCGCGTTTTTGATTCCAGGCCTCGTGATGATGAGCGTGTTGCAAAACGCGTTTGCCAACAGTTCCTCGTCCATGGTGCAAAGCAAGATCATGGGTAATTTGGTGTTCTTGTTGCTCACCCCGCTGTCGCACTGGAGCTGGTTCTTTGCCTATGCGCTGTCAGCCATGGTGCGGGGCTTGTTGGTGGGTGCGGGCGTGCTGCTGGCGGGCGTGCTGTTTGTGTGGCAGTCGTCGGTGCTTAATTTCTCGCTCATGCCCACGCAGCCTTTGTGGGTCATCACCTTCGCTGTGTTGGGCGCGCTCATGCTCGGCTCGCTGGGTTTGATTGCCGGTTTGTGGGCGGATAAGTTTGACCAGATGGCTGCTTTTCAAAACTTCATCATCATGCCGATGACGTTTTTGAGCGGCGTGTTTTACTCCATCCACTCGCTGCCGAGCTTTTGGCAAAGCGTGAGCCACCTCAACCCGTTCTTCTACATGATTGACGGTTTCCGTTTTGGTTTCTTTGGCCAGAGCGATGTGTCGCCTTGGCTGAGCTTGGGCGTGGTGGGCGTGTGTTTAACCGCGGTGTCAGCCATCGCGCTGCACTTGCTGCGCACGGGTTACAAGATTCGAGGATGA
- a CDS encoding ABC transporter ATP-binding protein: MPAISFQSVSKTFQTARGPFQALDGVRFDVQKGEFFGLLGPNGAGKTTLISILAGLAKATSGSVLVHGVNVATQSAQARRMLGVVPQELVFDPFFNVREALKFQSGYFGVKHNDDWIDELLHSLGLTDKAHHNMRQLSGGMKRRMLVAQALVHRPPVIVLDEPTAGVDVELRQTLWQFIAKLNREGSTVLLTTHYLEEAEALCSRIAMLKNGKVVALDSTTELLKAASSNVLRFKLDTELPPALAAKARVTGRIVQFPANDALEIERYLAAVREAGLHAQDVEIRKADLEDVFLDVMHKSEEVNA; encoded by the coding sequence ATGCCCGCTATTTCTTTTCAATCCGTTTCCAAAACCTTCCAAACCGCCCGAGGCCCGTTTCAGGCGCTCGATGGCGTGCGTTTTGATGTCCAAAAAGGCGAGTTCTTCGGACTCTTGGGCCCCAACGGTGCGGGCAAAACCACCCTCATCAGCATCTTGGCCGGTTTGGCCAAAGCCACGTCTGGCTCGGTGCTCGTGCACGGCGTCAATGTGGCCACCCAATCCGCCCAAGCCCGCCGCATGTTGGGCGTGGTGCCGCAGGAGCTGGTGTTTGACCCGTTCTTCAATGTGCGCGAAGCTTTGAAGTTTCAATCGGGCTACTTTGGCGTCAAGCACAACGATGACTGGATTGACGAGCTGTTGCACAGCCTCGGCCTCACCGATAAAGCCCACCACAACATGCGCCAACTCTCAGGCGGCATGAAACGCCGCATGTTGGTGGCGCAAGCTTTGGTGCACAGGCCGCCTGTCATCGTGCTCGACGAGCCCACCGCAGGTGTGGACGTAGAGCTGCGCCAAACCTTGTGGCAGTTCATCGCCAAGCTCAATCGAGAGGGCAGCACCGTGTTGCTGACCACGCATTACCTCGAAGAAGCCGAAGCTTTGTGCAGCCGCATTGCTATGTTGAAAAACGGCAAAGTGGTGGCGCTCGATAGCACCACCGAGTTGCTCAAAGCCGCATCGAGCAATGTGCTGCGCTTCAAGCTCGACACCGAGTTACCACCGGCACTCGCCGCTAAAGCGCGAGTGACAGGCCGCATCGTGCAGTTCCCTGCCAACGACGCGTTGGAGATTGAACGCTACCTTGCAGCCGTGCGCGAAGCAGGTTTGCATGCGCAAGACGTAGAAATTCGCAAAGCCGATTTGGAAGACGTTTTTCTTGATGTGATGCACAAAAGCGAAGAGGTGAACGCATGA
- a CDS encoding STAS domain-containing protein: MNTLTAAIALPAVLMQAQAQAVADGLVASLTAQLAEGGEAVLDASALTQFDSSALAVILACRRAVLDKGAQLRVTGLPERAQALAKVYGLSALLH, encoded by the coding sequence ATGAACACCTTGACCGCCGCCATTGCCTTGCCTGCCGTGTTGATGCAGGCTCAAGCTCAAGCCGTGGCTGATGGCTTGGTGGCGTCTTTGACCGCACAGCTGGCCGAAGGCGGCGAAGCGGTTTTGGATGCCTCTGCGTTGACTCAGTTTGATTCTTCGGCTTTGGCCGTGATCTTGGCCTGTCGCCGTGCGGTGTTGGACAAAGGTGCGCAGTTGCGCGTCACGGGCCTGCCCGAGCGTGCCCAAGCCTTGGCCAAAGTCTATGGCCTGAGCGCCTTGCTCCACTAA
- a CDS encoding ABC transporter substrate-binding protein, with amino-acid sequence MNRFLSRRTLSAWVLGAACALGMVHAVYAAEEPADVFVKRVSGDILDAIKADKSIHSGDVNKIGLLVDQRVMPNVNFLRMTASAVGPGWRQATPEQQKRLQEEFKTLLVRTYAGALGQVNDQTIVVKPLRAAADDKEVLVRTEVRGKGDPIQLDYRVEKSADGAWKVYNMNVMGIWLVENYKTQFAQEINAKGVDGLIASLSDRNKTNARASK; translated from the coding sequence ATGAACCGCTTTTTGTCACGCCGCACATTGTCTGCATGGGTCTTGGGTGCGGCTTGCGCGCTGGGGATGGTCCATGCCGTGTATGCCGCGGAAGAGCCTGCGGATGTGTTTGTCAAACGCGTTTCAGGCGATATCTTGGACGCCATCAAGGCGGACAAATCCATTCACAGCGGGGATGTGAACAAAATTGGTCTTTTGGTTGACCAACGTGTCATGCCCAATGTCAACTTCTTGCGCATGACGGCGTCTGCTGTCGGCCCAGGCTGGCGCCAAGCCACGCCAGAGCAGCAAAAGCGTTTGCAAGAAGAATTCAAAACCTTGTTGGTGCGCACCTACGCAGGCGCTTTGGGTCAAGTCAACGACCAAACCATTGTGGTGAAGCCATTGCGTGCGGCTGCCGATGACAAAGAGGTGTTGGTTCGTACCGAAGTGCGTGGCAAAGGTGATCCCATTCAACTGGACTACCGTGTCGAGAAGTCTGCGGATGGCGCTTGGAAGGTTTACAACATGAATGTCATGGGCATATGGCTGGTTGAAAACTACAAAACTCAGTTTGCGCAAGAAATCAACGCCAAAGGCGTGGATGGCTTGATCGCCAGCTTGAGCGACCGCAACAAAACCAACGCTCGCGCATCCAAATAA
- a CDS encoding VacJ family lipoprotein — MLQRWGVYAALVVLTALSAGCATDPNANPKDPLEPFNRKVSVFNDALDDNVLKPAATGYRDYTPQPVQTGVSNFFRNLSDVWSTANNGLQLKGRNTAESLMRVVVNTVVGIYGIFDVATEIGLERHPEDFGQTLGYWGVPSGPYVVLPVFGPSTVRDTSTLPLEFATDFVTHHDVVAERNVAVVARTVDKRASLLQTTDLLSGAAIDKYSFTRDSYLQYRRNQVYDGNPPDEEDLPDPSAEPATPSTK; from the coding sequence ATGCTTCAACGTTGGGGTGTGTATGCAGCGTTGGTGGTGCTGACCGCGCTGAGCGCTGGCTGCGCCACAGATCCTAATGCGAACCCCAAAGATCCGTTGGAGCCATTCAACCGCAAAGTGTCCGTCTTCAACGACGCCTTGGACGATAACGTGCTCAAGCCGGCAGCCACAGGTTACCGCGACTACACGCCACAACCCGTGCAAACAGGTGTGAGCAATTTCTTTCGCAACTTGTCTGATGTTTGGTCTACCGCCAACAACGGTTTGCAACTCAAAGGCCGCAACACCGCTGAGTCGTTGATGCGCGTGGTGGTGAATACCGTGGTGGGTATTTATGGCATTTTTGACGTGGCAACAGAAATTGGTTTAGAGCGCCATCCTGAAGACTTCGGTCAAACGCTGGGCTATTGGGGCGTACCGAGCGGGCCCTACGTGGTGTTGCCTGTATTCGGCCCCTCGACAGTGCGGGATACCTCCACTTTGCCGTTGGAGTTTGCGACTGATTTTGTGACCCACCATGATGTGGTCGCAGAACGCAATGTGGCTGTTGTGGCGCGTACGGTGGACAAACGGGCGAGCTTGTTGCAAACCACGGATTTGTTGTCGGGTGCTGCTATTGATAAATACAGCTTCACGCGTGACTCCTACTTGCAATACCGTCGCAACCAGGTCTACGACGGGAATCCGCCGGATGAAGAAGACCTGCCTGACCCGAGCGCTGAGCCTGCCACTCCGTCAACGAAGTAA
- the mlaD gene encoding outer membrane lipid asymmetry maintenance protein MlaD, which translates to MQRSKNDVWVGLFVLLGAAAILFLALKSANLLTLNFQSSYTVSGRFDNIGGLKRQAAVKSAGVVVGRVENVTFDDKTFQATVTMNIESRYQFPKDSSLKILTSGLLGEQYIGIEAGSEADNLANGDRIQATQSAVVLENLISQFLYNKAAEPAPEKGGK; encoded by the coding sequence ATGCAACGCTCCAAAAATGATGTGTGGGTGGGTTTGTTTGTGCTCTTGGGCGCAGCAGCGATTTTGTTTTTGGCTTTGAAATCAGCCAATTTGTTGACCTTGAATTTCCAGTCCAGCTACACCGTGAGTGGCCGCTTTGACAACATTGGTGGTTTGAAGCGCCAAGCGGCCGTCAAGAGCGCAGGCGTGGTGGTGGGCCGTGTGGAAAACGTCACGTTTGACGACAAAACCTTTCAAGCCACGGTCACGATGAACATCGAGAGCCGTTACCAGTTCCCCAAAGACAGCTCATTGAAAATTCTCACCAGTGGTTTGCTGGGCGAGCAATACATTGGCATCGAAGCTGGTTCTGAGGCTGACAACTTGGCCAATGGCGACCGCATCCAAGCCACGCAATCTGCCGTGGTGTTGGAGAACTTGATCAGCCAATTTTTGTACAACAAGGCTGCTGAGCCAGCGCCTGAAAAGGGTGGCAAATGA
- the mlaE gene encoding lipid asymmetry maintenance ABC transporter permease subunit MlaE, protein MKFIANLGFAVRSYLAGLGLGARLFVRLITEFGHNMRRFGLVRDQVHFLGNYSLAIIAVSGLFVGFVLSLQGYYTLQRYGSAEALGLLVALSLVRELGPVVSALLFAGRAGTSLTAEIGLMKAGEQLSAMDMMAVDPVRRILGPRFWGGIIALPLLSAVFSAVGILGGWMVGVLMIGVDAGSFWSQMQGGVDVWKDVGNGVVKSIVFGVTVTFVALLQGYEAQPTPEGVSRATTKTVVVASLAVLGLDFILTAMMFSI, encoded by the coding sequence ATGAAATTCATCGCCAATTTAGGCTTTGCTGTGCGCAGCTACTTGGCTGGCTTAGGGCTAGGCGCACGTTTGTTTGTGCGTCTCATCACCGAGTTTGGCCACAACATGCGCCGCTTTGGTTTGGTGCGCGACCAAGTGCATTTTTTGGGCAACTACTCGTTGGCCATCATTGCGGTGTCGGGTTTGTTTGTGGGCTTTGTGCTCAGCTTGCAGGGCTACTACACCTTGCAGCGCTATGGCTCTGCCGAAGCGCTGGGCTTGTTGGTGGCCTTGAGCTTGGTGCGTGAACTTGGTCCCGTGGTCAGTGCCTTGTTGTTTGCAGGCCGTGCCGGTACATCGCTCACCGCTGAAATTGGTTTGATGAAAGCGGGCGAGCAACTCAGCGCCATGGACATGATGGCGGTCGACCCCGTGCGCCGCATCTTGGGCCCACGTTTTTGGGGCGGCATCATCGCTTTGCCTTTGCTGTCAGCGGTGTTCAGCGCCGTGGGCATTTTGGGCGGCTGGATGGTGGGCGTGTTGATGATTGGCGTCGATGCCGGCTCGTTCTGGAGCCAGATGCAAGGCGGCGTCGATGTGTGGAAAGACGTGGGCAATGGCGTGGTCAAAAGCATCGTGTTCGGTGTGACCGTCACGTTTGTGGCGCTGCTGCAAGGCTATGAAGCTCAACCCACACCCGAAGGTGTTTCGCGCGCCACCACCAAGACGGTGGTGGTCGCTTCGTTGGCGGTGTTGGGGTTGGACTTCATCCTCACCGCCATGATGTTCAGTATTTGA
- a CDS encoding ABC transporter ATP-binding protein: MNNTSPLNTNPDALVELRDIRFGYGERLILDGISLTIPRGKVTALMGASGGGKTTVLRLIGGQYRAQSGSLTFDGQEVGALDPAGLYAVRRRMGMLFQFGALFTDLSVFDNVAFPLREHTDLSESMIRDIVLMKLEAVGLRGARDLMPSEISGGMARRVALARAMALDPELIMYDEPFAGLDPISLGTAARLIRQLNDTLGLTSVIVSHDLDETFHIADQVIVLANGKIAAQGTPDEVRHSTDPLVKQFVTAAPDGPVRFHYPGPSVAQDFGVEGEA; the protein is encoded by the coding sequence ATGAATAACACTTCCCCCTTAAACACAAACCCTGATGCGCTGGTCGAGCTGCGCGACATTCGCTTTGGCTATGGCGAACGCCTCATTTTGGATGGCATTTCGCTCACCATACCGCGCGGCAAGGTGACGGCGCTGATGGGCGCTTCGGGTGGCGGCAAGACCACGGTGCTGCGTTTGATTGGCGGCCAATACCGCGCTCAGTCTGGCAGCCTCACGTTTGATGGCCAAGAAGTTGGCGCGCTAGACCCCGCTGGTCTGTACGCCGTGCGTCGCCGCATGGGCATGCTGTTTCAGTTTGGCGCTTTGTTCACCGACTTGAGCGTGTTTGACAACGTGGCTTTCCCGCTGCGCGAGCACACCGACTTGAGCGAATCCATGATTCGCGATATCGTGTTGATGAAGCTCGAAGCCGTGGGCCTGCGTGGCGCGCGCGATTTGATGCCCAGCGAAATTTCGGGCGGCATGGCCCGTCGCGTGGCCTTGGCGCGTGCCATGGCACTCGACCCAGAACTCATCATGTACGACGAGCCCTTTGCAGGTCTAGACCCTATTTCTCTCGGCACCGCTGCTCGCTTGATTCGCCAGCTCAACGACACCTTGGGCTTGACCAGCGTGATCGTGTCGCATGATTTGGATGAGACCTTTCACATCGCCGATCAAGTGATCGTGTTGGCCAACGGCAAGATTGCTGCACAAGGCACACCTGATGAAGTGCGTCACAGCACCGACCCGTTGGTGAAGCAGTTTGTCACCGCCGCACCAGATGGTCCTGTGCGTTTCCATTACCCAGGCCCCAGCGTGGCGCAAGACTTTGGCGTGGAGGGCGAGGCATGA